The following are encoded together in the Gouania willdenowi chromosome 14, fGouWil2.1, whole genome shotgun sequence genome:
- the fam76b gene encoding protein FAM76B has protein sequence MATSALYACTKCNQRYPFEELSQGQQLCKECRIAHPIVKCTYCRSEFQQESKTNTICKKCAQNVKQFGTPKPCQYCNIIAAFIGTKCQRCTNSEKKYGPPQTCEQCKQQCAFDRKEEGRRKVDGKLLCWLCTLSYRRVLQKTKEQRKGFGSSNSSSLNEKDHHSRSHHHHHHHHHHPHRHSSSHHKLSGSLSPEQEQGLWKQSHKSSSIQKETPKKKPKLELKPSNGDSSSITQSMDSGGTDNFILISQLKEEVMSLKRMLQQRDQTILEKDRKLTEIKADFQYQESNMRVKMNQMEKSHKEAMEQQQTKNRELMKQVAALSKGKKFDRSGSSLLLP, from the exons ATGGCTACGTCTGCCCTTTACGCCTGTACCAAGTGTAACCAGCGCTATCCGTTCGAGGAGCTGTCACAGGGCCAGCAGCTGTGCAAG GAGTGCCGCATTGCACATCCAATTGTCAAATGCACATACTGCCGGTCTGAGTTTCAACAGGAAAG CAAAACCAACACAATCTGCAAGAAATGTGCCCAGAATGTCAAACAGTTTGGAACA CCCAAGCCTTGTCAGTACTGTAACATCATTGCAGCCTTCATTGGGACGAAGTGTCAGCGTTGCACTAACTCAGAAAAGAAATATGGACCTCCACAAACCTGTGAACAGTGCAAACAACAATGTGCATTTGATCGTAAGGAGGAGGGCCGTAGGAAG GTGGATGGAAAACTGCTCTGTTGGCTGTGTACGCTGTCCTACCGCCGAGTCCTGCAGAAGACCAAGGAGCAGAGAAAGGGCTTTGGTTCCTCAAACTCCTCATCCCTGAATGAGAAGGACCATCACTCCAGATcacaccatcatcaccatcaccaccaccaccatccaCACAGACACAGCAGTTCTCACCACAA ATTAAGTGGGAGTTTAAGTCCTGAGCAGGAGCAGGGACTGTGGAAACAGAG CCATAAGTCATCTTCCATTCAGAAAGAGACTCcaaagaaaaaaccaaaactGGAATTGAAGCCATCCAATGGGGACAG TAGTTCCATTACCCAGTCTATGGATTCTGGAGGAACGGACAACTTCATCCTCATCAGCCAATTGAAAGAGGAAGTGATGTCACTGAAGAGAATGTTGCAGCAGAGAGATCAGACCATTCTGGAGAAGGACAGAAAG CTCACAGAGATTAAAGCTGACTTCCAGTACCAGGAATCCAACATGAGAGTGAAGATGAACCAAATGGAGAAGTCACACAAAGAAGCAATGGAACAACAGCAG ACCAAGAACAGGGAGCTGATGAAACAAGTAGCCGCTCTCTCAAAGGGGAAAAAGTTTGACCGCTCAGGAAGCTCACTGCTGTTGCCCTAA